One Gemmatimonadaceae bacterium genomic window, ATGTCCTCTGGCGATTCGTGGACAACGGCATCATCGACAGCTTCTTCGTCAACGGCAGCGCGGCTCTTGCCCGCGGATTTGGATGGGTCGGATCACGCTTGCAGACCGGTGCGGTAGGGACATACGCCTGGGTGCTTGTCGCCGGCGTCCTTGCAGTCCTCGGCGCGGTGACTCTCCGCTAGACGATGAGAACACTCCTCGAGTCAATCGGCTTCAACGGATGGGTTCTCCCGGCCCTGCTGATCATTCCAATGATCGGCGCAGGGCTGATACTTGCGCTCACGACTGGGAGCGGCGAGCCGGCTCGAGCGGAGGCGGCGAATCGTGCAGCTCGTCTCATCGCGCTCTGGTTCTTCATCATCGAGTTCATTGTCTCCGCCGGCCTGTGGTGGTCGTTCGATCCTGCCATCACAGAGTGGCAGGCCGTTACCGACATCGCCTGGATCCCGACCTGGGGGATCAGATTCACACTTGGGCTCGATGGCATCGCGCTCATGATGATCCTGCTCACGACGTTCATCATGCCTCTCACGGTTCTGGGAAGCTGGACCAGCATCAAGACAAAAGTGCCTGCGTTCTTCGCGCTCATGCTGATTCTCACCAGCGGAATGCTGGGAGTCTTCGTCGCGCGGGATCTGTTCCTGTTCTACGTGATGTGGGAAGTGATGCTCATTCCGATGTATTTCATCATCGGAATCTGGGGCGGGGAGCGACGCATCTACGCGAGCATCAAGTTCTTCATCTACACGATGCTGCCGTCGCTGCTGATGCTCGTCGCGATCCTCTACCTCGGCATAAAGGCCGGCAGCGGCGGAACACCGAATTTCAGCTATGACAATCTGCTGGCGAATCTGACAGTCGCGCCGAGGGCGGCGCTCTGGCTTTTCGCGGCGTTCTTCCTGGCGTTCGCGGTGAAGGTTCCGATGTTCCCGTTCCACACGTGGCTGCCCGACGCTCACGTTGAGGCACCGACAGGCGGCTCGGTGATCCTTGCGGCGATCATGCTCAAGATGGGAACCTTCGGCTTCCTTCGATTTGCGCTGCCGCTTTTCCCCGACGCGGCGATGAACCCGACCGTCCGCGCCACTGTTGTCACGCTGGCGGTAATCGGAATTGTGTACGGCGCGCTGGTGGCGATGGTGCAGCCCGACCTGAAGAAGCTCGTCGCCTATTCCTCCGTCAGCCACCTCGGGTTCGTTATGCTTGGAATCTTCGCGGTGACGCTGCAGGGCGTTCAGGGAGCGCTGATGATCATGATCAGCCACGGCATTTCGACCGGCGCGCTCTTTCTCCTTGTGGGAATGATCTACGAGCGGCGCCACACCCGCGAAATCGAGGCATACGGAGGCATTGCGCGCGTTGTGCCGCTGTTCGCGACGGTGCTGACCATAGTCTCGCTCAGCAGCATTGGGCTCCCCGGTACCAACGGATTCATCGGCGAGTTTCTGGTGCTGGTCGGGTCATTCCAGCCTTATCCAATAGCGACGATGATTGCGACGACCGGTGTGATACTCGCGGCAGCGTACCTGTTGTGGGCAATCCAGCGAGTTCTCTTCAACCCGCTCGCCAAGCCGGCGAACGAACACATTCCTGATCTGAACTGGCGAGAGATTGCGATAGTCGCTCCGCTCATTGCGGCCATTATCTGGCTCGGCGTGTATCCAGCTCCCGTTTTGAGACGGATGGAACCGGCAGCGGCGAAATTCGTCGCGCAGGTACAGGCAGGCATGCCCCCGGCGGCCGTCCCGACGACAACCATTGCAGCCGAGACGGACGGCACGCGATGACGCTCAACCTCGCGATCCCCTCGCAGCTGATGACCGCCCTCGGGCCCGATCTTCTTCTGATGGGCGGCGCGATGCTGCTGCTCCTGTGGTCCGCATGGCGCCCCGAATCGGAGGCGCACCAGAGGCAGATCGGTATCGCCAGCATTGTTCTTTGCGTCTCGGTCGTCCTCGCGATCGGATTCTACGTTGCGAAGGGCGACACGGCCGGAAACGGCGTGATTGCAATGGACAATTTCCGCTGGAGCGCCGACCTCGTTTTCCTTATCGCGACGATCGCGACGATTGCGCTGTCGATGGACTACAACGCGAGACAGGGCATCACAGCCGGCGAGTCGCATGTGCTGCTGCTCTTCGCCACCTCCGGAATGATGACTCTCGCCGCCGCGCGCGATCTGATGATCGTGTTCCTCGGGATCGAGATCATGTCCGTTGCTGTGTACGTGCTCGCGGGCCTCAACCGGCGGAGCGAGCGCTCCGCAGAAGGCGCAATCAAGTATTTCCTGCTCGGCGCATTCTCGACCGCATTCCTGCTGTATGGAATCGCCCTCGTCTACGGTGCGACTGGCACGACGAATCTCGCGGATATCGGATCGCGCGTCCGCGAGCTCGCGCTTGCCGGCAACACTTTCCTAGTTGTAGGCGTTGCGCTGCTCCTCGTCGGGTTCGGCTTCAAGGTTGCCGCAGTTCCATTTCACATGTGGGCGCCCGACGTCTATGAGGGTGCACCAACGCCGACCACGGCTTACATGGCTGCAGCCGTAAAGGCCGCGGCCTTCGCCGCATTTCTCCGCGTCTGGCTCGAAGCATTTCCAGGCCTGGGCGAGAGCTGGCACGGGCCGGTATGGTGGCTGGCCGCGGTGACGATGATCGTTGGCAATCTCGTCGCACTCGTGCAGAAGAACATCAAGCGGATGCTCGCGTACTCGAGCATTGCGCACGCGGGATATATCCTCGTCGCGATCGCCATCGGTACGCCAGCGGCCACCGGGGCATTCATGTTCTACCTCCTTGCCTATACTCTCGCGACCTTTGGGGCGTTCGGCGTGATCGTCGCGCAGGGCGACGCCGGAGAAAATCTGGACATCGACGGTTACTCCGGGCTGTGGCACGTACAGCCGAGAACCGCAATCGCGATGGCCATTTTCATGCTGGCGCTGCTCGGATTTCCTGTTTTCGGCGGTATCGGCTTCCTCGCGAAGTACTGGATAATTCAGTCCGCGCTTCAGGCACCCAACCCGCAGACGCGCCTCGCCGTGATTCTTGTCGTCACGAGCGTCGTCTCGGCCGGCTATTACCTCTATGTGGTGATGGTGATGTTCATGCGGCCGAGGAAGGCTGACGCTTACGTGCCGCCGCCTGCCGGCACGTGGACCCGCTTCGTAGTCGCCGGCGCTGCTGTCCTGATAATCGTTCTCGGGATCCTGCCGAACTCAGTGGTTCGCTGGACTGAGCGCAGCAAGCCCTCGATGGAAAAACCCGCTGCAACAGCGGCTCTTCCCGCGCCGGCTCCGGCCGCGTCGTCCGCGCCATGACAACCTTGTCGCGGGATATATTCCGCGAGTATGACATCAGGGGGATAGCTGGAAAGGATCTGACGCCGGAAGTGGCACGTCTCGTCGCTCGCGCGTATGCCGCTTTCCTCGTTGAAAAGAAAGTGGCGGGAGCAATTGCCGTTGGACGCGACAACCGTCCGAGCGGTGTGAACCTGCACCGCGAGATCGTTGACGGGCTCCTGGAGAGCGGATTCGACGTCGTCGACATCGGTGTGGTTCCGACTCCCGTCTCCTACTGGGCTCAGCACAAGCTCGACGTTGTGGGTGGAATAACGATTACCGGCTCGCACAATCCACCCGAGTTCAATGGATTCAAGCTCGGGTTGGAGACGCGGTCGATTTACGGTGCCGACATTCAGCACATGTACGCCATCGCCGCTGCCGGGAATTTTCCGCAAGGCACGCGGAACGGAACGAGTCGCAGCGAGGACGTCATTGGACCGTACATCGACGATATCGTCGCTCGCATTGGGCAGCTGCCGCCCGAGCTGAAGGTCGTTGCCGATGCCGGCAACGGCGCGGGCGCATTGGTGGCACCAATGCTTTTCGAGCGACTCGGCATCGCAGCTCGATGTCTCTTCTGTGAGAGCGACGGGACATTTCCCAACCATCACCCGGATCCCACGATTCCCGAAAATCTCCGAGATCTCATCGCCGCCGTTGCCGAGGACAAGGCGGACGTGGGCATCGCGTTCGACGGGGACGCGGACCGGATCGGTGTCGTCGACGACACTGGTGAAATCATCTGGGGCGATCACCTCCTTATCATCTACGCGAGGGATGTCATCGCAAGAAAAGGGAAGGGCCAGCCGATCATCTTCGACGTGAAGTGCTCACAGGCGCTGCCGGAATCGATAGAAAAGGCGGGTGGCAAGCCGGTGATGTGGAAGACAGGCCACTCGCTGATCGAAGAGAAAATGCACGAGACGGGAGCCCCGATTGCCGGCGAGATGTCGGGGCACATGTTTTTTGCGGAAGGATTTTACGGATTCGACGACGCGATGTACGGCGCGGCACGCCTGCTCCGCATCATCGCGGACTCCGGAAGGTCCGTCCACGAGATGCTGGCCGATGTCCCCCGATTCGTCTCGACCCCCGAGCTTCGTGTTGCATGCCCCGACAACCTGAAGTTCGGCATAGTCGAGGAAGCGAAGAAGCACTTTGCTGCGTCCCACAAAGTGATCGACGTGGACGGTGTGAGGGTCCTCTTCGGGGACGGCTGGGGCCTGATTCGCGCCTCCAACACACAGCCCGTCCTCGTGATGAGATTCGAAGCCAGAACGCAGGAAGATCTGCAGAGAATCCGGTCGGAAATGGAAGGATGGCTCCGGCAGCACGGAGTGCAGGTTTGAGATGACGCCGGGGCGGCGGCTCCTCTTAGGGCTCGCCGCTGCTGCGGCAGTTCTCCTCCTCGGCCGCATTCTGGCGGTGGTTTACGCCGATTACAGCTGGTACAGCGCTCTCGGTGCATCCGCGCTGTGGAGCGAGCGGGCGCGCGACGTCGCCATGATCCACACTGTTTCCGCCGCGGTGGCCGGCATTTTCGCCCTGATCAACCTCTTCGCCATTCGCCGGAGCATCGTCTCACTGGCTTTCCCACGGCGACTGGGAAACGTGGAGTTTGGCGAGGCGGTACCGGCGCGGTATCTCGACAGGGGAGTGCTGATCCTGTCGCTGGTCGTTGCGCTTCTCGCCGCGATTGTGGTCCCTCGCTGGGAACATCTCGCTCTGATTAAAACGGGGGTCCTGTTCGGCGAGAGAGATCCGTTTTTCCGCATGGATTTGAGCTTCTACGTCGCGTGGCTGCCGCTGGAGCTCAGCGCGTATACGTGGGTGCTCACCGTGCTCGTCAGTGTGTCCGCCGCAGTCATTGGACTCTATGCGCTGACGCCGAGCCTGCGCTGGGAAAGGGGCGCGTTCCGATTGTCGGTTCACGTGCGCAGACACCTGGCGGTACTCGGCGCGTTGTTTCTGCTGATCACGGCTTGGAATTACCGCCTCGCCGGCTATCGTCTGCTGATCGATGGAACCGGCGTGAACGGAATGTTCTCCTACATCGACCATCAGTGGCTCATCCCAGCGTATCTGTCGCTGTCGGTGGTCACCGTCGCGGCGGCAGCGCTGGTTCTCGTCAGCGGGTGGACTGGTCAGCTGAGGACCATCTTCTTCACGATAAGCGCAGTTCTCGTTTTCTCGATCGCCCTCGACCTCGTTCTTCCTTCGGTCGCGCGGAGGTTCGCGGCCTCGAGCGTTGATACGAGCCAGCAGCAGCCCTATGCAGCCACGAGGGCAGCGTTCACGCGGCGCGCTTACGGCGAAGGTCCGCGGTCTCCAGGTGCGCCGACCGAAATCACCCGCTTTTCCAGTTTCGGAGACTCGGCGCGTTCTGCAGGACTCATCGAGGAAGAGAAGGAAAGGATGCTCGTCTATCCGGGTGCGCATACCGCTGCAATCGTGCGCCCGGCCGCCGCCATTCCCGCACCAGCCCTCGGCAGTGGACTTAGCCGTCTCGCTCATGCCTGGGCGGAACAGCGTCTGGATCTGATCTGGGGTGCGTTTCCGCCGACGGCCCGAGTCGTCCGCATTCGAGACGTTCGCGACCGTGTCCGATTGCTCGCACCGGTTTTTGCGCAGGGCAGCAGAGTAAGTCCCGCATTTCTGGGGGATACTGTCATGTGGGTGGTGGAGCTCTATTCCGCCTCCGCGACGTATCCGCTGAGCGCGCATTTCACTCTCGCCGGCGAAGAACGCTCCTATTTCAGAC contains:
- a CDS encoding NADH-quinone oxidoreductase subunit M; translation: MRTLLESIGFNGWVLPALLIIPMIGAGLILALTTGSGEPARAEAANRAARLIALWFFIIEFIVSAGLWWSFDPAITEWQAVTDIAWIPTWGIRFTLGLDGIALMMILLTTFIMPLTVLGSWTSIKTKVPAFFALMLILTSGMLGVFVARDLFLFYVMWEVMLIPMYFIIGIWGGERRIYASIKFFIYTMLPSLLMLVAILYLGIKAGSGGTPNFSYDNLLANLTVAPRAALWLFAAFFLAFAVKVPMFPFHTWLPDAHVEAPTGGSVILAAIMLKMGTFGFLRFALPLFPDAAMNPTVRATVVTLAVIGIVYGALVAMVQPDLKKLVAYSSVSHLGFVMLGIFAVTLQGVQGALMIMISHGISTGALFLLVGMIYERRHTREIEAYGGIARVVPLFATVLTIVSLSSIGLPGTNGFIGEFLVLVGSFQPYPIATMIATTGVILAAAYLLWAIQRVLFNPLAKPANEHIPDLNWREIAIVAPLIAAIIWLGVYPAPVLRRMEPAAAKFVAQVQAGMPPAAVPTTTIAAETDGTR
- a CDS encoding NADH-quinone oxidoreductase subunit N: MTLNLAIPSQLMTALGPDLLLMGGAMLLLLWSAWRPESEAHQRQIGIASIVLCVSVVLAIGFYVAKGDTAGNGVIAMDNFRWSADLVFLIATIATIALSMDYNARQGITAGESHVLLLFATSGMMTLAAARDLMIVFLGIEIMSVAVYVLAGLNRRSERSAEGAIKYFLLGAFSTAFLLYGIALVYGATGTTNLADIGSRVRELALAGNTFLVVGVALLLVGFGFKVAAVPFHMWAPDVYEGAPTPTTAYMAAAVKAAAFAAFLRVWLEAFPGLGESWHGPVWWLAAVTMIVGNLVALVQKNIKRMLAYSSIAHAGYILVAIAIGTPAATGAFMFYLLAYTLATFGAFGVIVAQGDAGENLDIDGYSGLWHVQPRTAIAMAIFMLALLGFPVFGGIGFLAKYWIIQSALQAPNPQTRLAVILVVTSVVSAGYYLYVVMVMFMRPRKADAYVPPPAGTWTRFVVAGAAVLIIVLGILPNSVVRWTERSKPSMEKPAATAALPAPAPAASSAP
- a CDS encoding phosphomannomutase/phosphoglucomutase; its protein translation is MTTLSRDIFREYDIRGIAGKDLTPEVARLVARAYAAFLVEKKVAGAIAVGRDNRPSGVNLHREIVDGLLESGFDVVDIGVVPTPVSYWAQHKLDVVGGITITGSHNPPEFNGFKLGLETRSIYGADIQHMYAIAAAGNFPQGTRNGTSRSEDVIGPYIDDIVARIGQLPPELKVVADAGNGAGALVAPMLFERLGIAARCLFCESDGTFPNHHPDPTIPENLRDLIAAVAEDKADVGIAFDGDADRIGVVDDTGEIIWGDHLLIIYARDVIARKGKGQPIIFDVKCSQALPESIEKAGGKPVMWKTGHSLIEEKMHETGAPIAGEMSGHMFFAEGFYGFDDAMYGAARLLRIIADSGRSVHEMLADVPRFVSTPELRVACPDNLKFGIVEEAKKHFAASHKVIDVDGVRVLFGDGWGLIRASNTQPVLVMRFEARTQEDLQRIRSEMEGWLRQHGVQV
- a CDS encoding UPF0182 family protein; its protein translation is MTPGRRLLLGLAAAAAVLLLGRILAVVYADYSWYSALGASALWSERARDVAMIHTVSAAVAGIFALINLFAIRRSIVSLAFPRRLGNVEFGEAVPARYLDRGVLILSLVVALLAAIVVPRWEHLALIKTGVLFGERDPFFRMDLSFYVAWLPLELSAYTWVLTVLVSVSAAVIGLYALTPSLRWERGAFRLSVHVRRHLAVLGALFLLITAWNYRLAGYRLLIDGTGVNGMFSYIDHQWLIPAYLSLSVVTVAAAALVLVSGWTGQLRTIFFTISAVLVFSIALDLVLPSVARRFAASSVDTSQQQPYAATRAAFTRRAYGEGPRSPGAPTEITRFSSFGDSARSAGLIEEEKERMLVYPGAHTAAIVRPAAAIPAPALGSGLSRLAHAWAEQRLDLIWGAFPPTARVVRIRDVRDRVRLLAPVFAQGSRVSPAFLGDTVMWVVELYSASATYPLSAHFTLAGEERSYFRHAGTALVNSRTGRTSFVSSATPDPVAVAWRERFPATFRAGGPDILDALTANPLSVAGGPRGARSSPTDSVFRREVSRLYARMRQALASGNLTAFATAYDSLGALIGRE